One region of Pseudomonas alvandae genomic DNA includes:
- the def gene encoding peptide deformylase yields the protein MAILNILEFPDPRLRTIAKPVAVVDDEVRQLVDDMFETMYEAPGIGLAATQVNVHKRIVVMDLSEDRSEPRVFINPEFETLTDEMDQYQEGCLSVPGFYENVDRPQKVKIKALDRDGQPYELIAEGLLAVCIQHECDHLNGKLFVDYLSNLKRDRIKKKLEKIHRQNA from the coding sequence ATGGCCATTTTGAACATTCTCGAATTTCCGGACCCGCGCCTGCGCACTATCGCCAAACCAGTGGCCGTAGTGGACGACGAAGTGCGTCAGTTGGTCGATGACATGTTTGAAACAATGTATGAGGCCCCAGGCATCGGCCTCGCCGCGACCCAGGTCAACGTGCACAAGCGTATCGTCGTCATGGACCTCTCCGAAGACCGCAGCGAGCCGCGGGTGTTCATCAACCCCGAGTTCGAAACCCTGACCGACGAGATGGACCAGTACCAGGAAGGCTGCCTGTCGGTGCCGGGTTTCTACGAAAACGTCGACCGTCCGCAGAAGGTCAAGATCAAGGCCCTGGACCGTGACGGCCAGCCTTACGAACTGATCGCCGAAGGCCTGCTGGCGGTGTGCATCCAGCACGAATGCGACCACCTCAACGGCAAGTTGTTCGTTGATTACCTGTCTAATCTCAAGCGTGACCGGATCAAGAAAAAACTGGAAAAGATCCATCGCCAGAACGCTTGA
- a CDS encoding DUF2790 domain-containing protein: MNLKTIAKACLITALSAGALPALAQDKAANESYSYGTHLDIDKVISLTEDSGQTCGLVNAQVTYLDSMGEQKALTYLKHAASCNNEGS; encoded by the coding sequence ATGAACCTGAAAACCATCGCCAAGGCTTGCCTGATCACTGCCCTGAGCGCCGGCGCATTGCCCGCCTTGGCCCAAGACAAAGCGGCAAACGAAAGCTATTCCTACGGCACGCACCTGGACATCGACAAAGTGATCTCGCTGACGGAAGACAGTGGCCAGACCTGCGGGTTGGTGAATGCGCAAGTCACCTACCTTGATTCGATGGGTGAGCAGAAAGCGCTGACGTATCTCAAGCACGCGGCCAGTTGCAACAATGAAGGGAGCTGA
- a CDS encoding alpha/beta fold hydrolase, whose product MNTQSSLAQAASYITTPDGVQLYYKDWGPKDGPVVTFSHGWPLNSDSWESQMLFLADQGYRVIAHDRRGHGRSSQPWEGNDMDHYADDLAAVINALDLNDVTLVGFSTGGGEITRYIGRHGTDRVKKAALISAVPPMMLQTEDYPGGLPIEVFDGLRKASLDNRSQLYRDIASGPFFGFNRDGAKMSQGLIDSFWVQGMQAGHKNTYDCIAAFSATDFRADLAAFDVPTLIVHGDDDQIVPIDASAHAAAELVQDAELIVYPGAPHGLTDTHKDRLNQDLLDFLVK is encoded by the coding sequence ATGAATACCCAGTCCTCCCTCGCTCAAGCAGCCAGCTACATCACCACCCCGGATGGCGTACAGCTCTATTACAAGGACTGGGGTCCGAAAGATGGGCCAGTCGTCACCTTCAGCCATGGCTGGCCGCTGAATTCGGACAGCTGGGAATCGCAGATGTTGTTCCTGGCGGACCAAGGCTATCGGGTGATCGCCCACGACCGCCGCGGCCATGGCCGTTCCAGTCAGCCGTGGGAAGGTAACGACATGGATCACTACGCCGATGATCTGGCCGCTGTGATCAACGCCCTGGATCTTAACGACGTGACCCTGGTGGGTTTCTCGACCGGTGGCGGCGAAATCACCCGCTACATCGGCCGCCACGGCACCGACCGGGTGAAGAAGGCCGCACTGATCAGCGCCGTTCCGCCGATGATGCTCCAGACCGAAGACTACCCAGGCGGCCTGCCGATCGAGGTGTTCGACGGCCTGCGCAAGGCCTCGCTGGACAACCGCTCGCAGCTGTATCGCGACATCGCGTCCGGGCCGTTCTTCGGCTTCAACCGCGACGGCGCGAAAATGTCCCAAGGGCTGATCGATTCGTTCTGGGTGCAGGGCATGCAAGCGGGCCACAAGAACACCTATGACTGCATCGCGGCGTTCTCCGCGACGGACTTCCGCGCCGACCTGGCCGCGTTTGATGTACCGACACTGATCGTGCATGGCGACGACGACCAGATCGTCCCCATCGACGCCTCCGCCCATGCCGCCGCCGAACTGGTGCAGGACGCCGAGTTGATCGTCTATCCGGGCGCACCGCACGGCCTGACCGACACCCACAAGGACCGCCTCAACCAGGACCTGTTGGATTTCCTGGTTAAGTAA
- a CDS encoding tetratricopeptide repeat protein: MLDSLEKMLAKGVDNSLLRFGLGKGYLDLGEFPRAAEHLQRCVEFDPKYSAAWKLLGKAHQGQGNAAAARQAWEQGLEAARAHGDKQAEKEMTVFLKKLDRHP; encoded by the coding sequence ATGCTCGACTCCCTGGAAAAAATGCTCGCCAAGGGTGTGGATAACTCCCTCCTCCGCTTCGGCCTCGGCAAAGGCTACCTCGACCTAGGGGAATTCCCCCGCGCCGCCGAACACCTCCAACGCTGCGTCGAATTCGACCCCAAGTACTCCGCAGCCTGGAAACTACTGGGCAAAGCCCACCAAGGCCAAGGCAACGCCGCCGCAGCCCGCCAAGCCTGGGAACAAGGCCTGGAAGCCGCCCGAGCCCACGGCGATAAGCAGGCCGAAAAAGAAATGACCGTGTTCCTCAAGAAGCTGGATCGCCATCCCTGA
- a CDS encoding ATP-binding protein: MKLALQWPRTLASRLWLVFLVGLILAQALTFAAQYYERYESTKTAMLGNFEHDTATSIAILDRLPADERLAWTKRLQRRNYDYLLREHDPGIPLTSNDLAATAAQSLQVSLGSNYDLTFVEIPGPRQHFQAQVRLADGSPVTIDVRPSVRPLSPWLPFVLVGQLLLMIGCTWLAVRIAIRPLSRLAEAVENLDPNAHPVPLDETGPREVAYAARAFNSMQARIAAYLKERMQLLAAISHDLQTPITRMKLRAEFMDDSVEKDKLGNDLNEIEHLVREGVAYARSVHGATETSCRIGLDSFLDSLVCDYQDTGREVSLRGQNGAIIETRPHALRRILVNLVDNALKYAGTAEVEIGGNANIGVSISVLDRGPGIPEEILAEVVKPFYRVESSRNRSSGGTGLGLAIAQQLTVAIGGTLSLRNRDGGGLCVTLAFGVDQ, encoded by the coding sequence ATGAAACTCGCGTTGCAATGGCCTCGCACGCTGGCCTCGCGGCTGTGGCTGGTGTTCCTGGTCGGCCTGATACTCGCCCAGGCCCTGACGTTCGCAGCCCAATACTACGAACGCTACGAAAGCACCAAGACGGCGATGTTGGGCAACTTCGAACACGACACGGCGACGTCCATCGCGATTCTCGATCGCCTGCCTGCCGACGAGCGCCTGGCATGGACCAAGCGTCTGCAGCGTCGCAACTATGACTATTTGCTGCGCGAACACGATCCCGGCATTCCACTCACTTCCAACGATCTCGCGGCGACGGCGGCGCAATCCCTGCAAGTGTCGCTGGGCAGCAACTATGACCTGACCTTTGTCGAGATCCCGGGGCCACGCCAGCATTTCCAAGCCCAGGTGCGGCTGGCTGACGGCAGCCCGGTGACCATTGATGTGCGTCCCTCGGTCAGGCCGTTGTCGCCCTGGTTGCCCTTTGTCCTGGTCGGTCAGTTGCTGTTGATGATCGGCTGCACCTGGCTTGCGGTGCGGATCGCGATACGCCCGCTCAGTCGCCTGGCCGAGGCGGTGGAGAACCTCGACCCGAACGCCCATCCCGTGCCGTTGGATGAAACCGGTCCGCGGGAAGTGGCCTACGCCGCCCGCGCTTTCAACAGCATGCAGGCGCGCATTGCCGCTTACCTGAAAGAGCGCATGCAGTTATTGGCGGCGATTTCCCATGACTTGCAGACGCCCATCACGCGCATGAAGCTGCGCGCGGAGTTCATGGACGACTCGGTCGAGAAAGACAAACTGGGCAACGACCTCAACGAGATCGAGCATCTGGTGCGCGAGGGTGTTGCTTATGCGCGAAGCGTCCATGGGGCGACGGAGACCAGTTGCCGCATCGGCCTGGATTCTTTTCTCGACAGCCTGGTGTGCGATTACCAGGACACCGGTCGCGAGGTGAGTTTGCGCGGCCAGAACGGCGCGATCATCGAGACTAGGCCCCATGCCCTGCGGCGTATTTTGGTGAATCTGGTGGATAACGCGCTGAAGTACGCCGGCACCGCTGAGGTGGAAATCGGCGGCAATGCGAACATTGGCGTTTCCATCAGTGTGCTTGACCGAGGCCCGGGCATTCCCGAGGAGATCCTGGCTGAGGTGGTCAAGCCGTTCTATCGGGTGGAAAGCTCCCGCAACCGCAGCTCTGGCGGCACCGGCCTGGGCCTTGCCATCGCCCAGCAGTTGACCGTCGCGATTGGTGGAACGCTGAGCCTGCGCAACCGCGACGGCGGCGGGCTTTGCGTAACCCTCGCCTTCGGCGTCGATCAGTAG
- a CDS encoding alpha/beta fold hydrolase → MIMFTTKSLLAVTITAALALTSVNSATAAQPDAAKPTIVLVHGAFAESSSWNGVAAQLLTQGYPVVAAANPLRGVKQDADYVADIVEHTAGPVILVGHSYGGAVITNAVHNNPKVKGLVYVAAFAPDKGETAIELSGRYPGGTLGPTLAAPVQLDDGNKDLYIQQDKFGQQFAADVPAADSALMAATQRPISEAALKEASGEPAWKKLPSWFIYGSADKNIPEAALKFMAERAGSKKTVTVQGASHVVMTSNPGKVAELIVEAAQASSKE, encoded by the coding sequence ATGATCATGTTCACTACCAAATCGCTCTTGGCCGTCACCATCACCGCTGCGCTGGCACTGACTTCCGTTAATAGCGCAACCGCCGCGCAACCCGATGCCGCCAAGCCCACCATCGTGCTGGTGCATGGCGCATTCGCCGAATCCTCCAGTTGGAACGGCGTTGCCGCCCAGTTGCTGACCCAGGGTTATCCGGTCGTTGCAGCGGCCAACCCGCTGCGCGGCGTGAAGCAGGACGCCGATTACGTCGCCGATATCGTCGAGCACACCGCCGGCCCGGTGATCCTGGTGGGTCATTCCTACGGCGGTGCCGTGATCACCAACGCCGTGCACAACAACCCCAAGGTCAAGGGACTTGTCTACGTCGCGGCTTTCGCGCCGGACAAAGGCGAAACCGCCATCGAATTGTCCGGTCGCTACCCTGGCGGCACCCTGGGTCCAACCTTGGCGGCTCCGGTGCAGTTGGACGATGGCAATAAGGATCTCTACATCCAGCAGGACAAATTCGGCCAACAGTTCGCCGCCGACGTTCCAGCGGCGGACTCCGCCCTGATGGCCGCCACCCAACGCCCGATCAGCGAGGCGGCATTGAAGGAAGCGTCTGGCGAGCCGGCCTGGAAAAAACTGCCGTCCTGGTTCATCTACGGCTCGGCGGACAAGAACATCCCCGAGGCCGCCCTGAAGTTCATGGCCGAACGCGCTGGCTCGAAAAAGACCGTCACCGTTCAAGGGGCTTCCCATGTGGTGATGACGTCCAATCCGGGGAAAGTTGCGGAGCTGATTGTTGAAGCGGCGCAGGCCAGTTCGAAAGAGTGA
- a CDS encoding response regulator, protein MEHVDHVLIVDDDREIRELVGNYLIKNGLRTTVVADGRQMRAFLEANQVDLIVLDIMMPGDDGLLLCRELRAGKHKATPVLMLTARSDETDRIIGLEMGADDYLAKPFAARELLARIDAVLRRTRMLPPNFVVSESGRMLKFGRWRLDTTARHLLDEDDTLVSLSGAEYRLLRVFLDHPQRVLSRDQLLNLTQGRDADIFDRSIDLLVSRVRQRLLDDAREPLYLKTVRNEGYVFTFAVEMLEEQA, encoded by the coding sequence ATGGAACATGTCGATCACGTATTGATCGTGGATGATGATCGGGAAATCAGGGAGCTGGTCGGCAACTACCTGATCAAGAATGGCCTGCGCACCACCGTGGTGGCGGACGGCCGTCAGATGCGGGCCTTTCTCGAAGCCAATCAGGTGGACCTGATCGTGCTCGACATCATGATGCCGGGGGATGACGGGCTGCTGCTGTGCCGGGAACTGCGCGCCGGCAAGCATAAGGCGACGCCGGTGCTGATGCTGACGGCTCGCAGCGACGAGACCGACCGCATCATTGGCCTGGAAATGGGCGCCGACGATTATCTGGCCAAGCCTTTCGCGGCCCGGGAGCTGCTGGCGCGCATCGACGCGGTGCTGCGGCGCACCCGCATGCTGCCGCCGAATTTTGTCGTCAGCGAAAGCGGCCGCATGCTCAAGTTCGGCCGCTGGCGCCTCGACACCACCGCCCGCCATCTGCTCGATGAAGACGACACCCTGGTCTCGCTGAGCGGCGCTGAGTACCGGCTGTTGCGGGTCTTTCTCGATCATCCTCAGCGGGTGCTGAGTCGCGACCAGTTGCTCAACCTGACCCAGGGCCGTGACGCGGACATCTTCGACCGTTCCATTGATCTGCTGGTCAGCCGCGTGCGTCAGCGTTTGCTGGATGACGCACGCGAACCGCTCTACTTGAAGACGGTGCGCAACGAGGGCTACGTCTTTACCTTTGCGGTGGAAATGCTTGAGGAGCAGGCATGA
- a CDS encoding DUF6124 family protein: MFKITPNPPEADSTSAKSKAKQQDEITQRVLDHYLLPKPDKPKDDPKPGQLFTVVKGLDNECLLANLTETLASADAMVNDLAFDLDGARRHVALGIQQLIELSSLLANRVLDNVEPRQ, from the coding sequence ATGTTCAAAATTACCCCGAATCCGCCAGAGGCAGATTCCACCTCCGCAAAATCCAAAGCCAAACAGCAAGACGAAATCACCCAACGGGTGCTCGATCACTACCTGCTACCGAAACCGGATAAACCCAAAGACGACCCCAAACCGGGGCAGCTATTCACCGTCGTGAAAGGCCTCGATAACGAATGTTTGCTTGCCAACCTCACTGAGACGTTGGCTTCGGCTGATGCCATGGTGAATGATCTGGCGTTTGATCTGGACGGGGCGAGGCGTCATGTGGCGCTGGGGATTCAGCAGTTGATTGAGCTGAGTTCGTTGTTGGCGAATCGGGTGTTGGATAACGTTGAGCCGCGGCAGTAG
- a CDS encoding SIR2 family protein has protein sequence MTIEQHLTQILKDRAAGAFLFIGSGFSRRYIGLESWEGLLSRFCEMGKPYEFYRGSADGNTPVAAKLLAYDFHNHWWGSPTYSESVSLNKDKIKDSSSALRIEICNYLARLDPGAAINDGYREEVELLSSLNVDGIITTNWDLFLEELFPDYKVFIGQNELLFSNPQEICEIYKIHGCATEPQSLVLTSDDYATFNERNAYLAAKLITVFVEHPVIFLGYSLSDPNITGLLRAISLCIGEDQIEQLRSNLIFVQRPKGSESPGISDTYLTIDKVQIPLILVKTDDFSEVYKALSATRRKIPARVLRYCKEQLYELVRSLEPEKKLCVVGIDEIENKEDVEFIVGVGLVAGESSEIAKVGYDAFEVRDLIHDALFEDRNYDPAQILSSTIPRAGRNTPYVPVYKYLREIGITNEESYKANGLKLDKWAKYNRDNLRLKTFKSAFTKRQGQTMEEIIKTCPPESAATLIPFLPEDQIQLDQLREFLVANEDKFENHPYASYFKKLVSLYDRLKWGW, from the coding sequence ATGACAATCGAGCAGCACCTTACCCAAATTCTAAAAGACCGAGCAGCCGGAGCATTTCTTTTCATCGGCTCAGGTTTTTCTCGTCGGTATATCGGACTGGAAAGCTGGGAGGGCCTACTATCCCGATTTTGTGAAATGGGGAAGCCATATGAATTTTACCGAGGAAGTGCCGATGGCAATACGCCTGTCGCGGCCAAACTTCTAGCATATGATTTCCATAATCATTGGTGGGGTTCGCCGACCTACTCCGAAAGTGTCAGTCTAAATAAAGACAAGATAAAAGATAGCAGCTCTGCATTGCGAATTGAAATCTGTAACTATCTAGCCAGATTGGATCCGGGTGCAGCTATCAATGACGGCTACAGGGAAGAAGTAGAGCTATTATCAAGCCTAAATGTCGACGGAATCATAACTACGAACTGGGATCTTTTTTTAGAAGAGCTTTTTCCAGACTACAAAGTCTTCATTGGGCAAAATGAGTTGCTATTCTCCAATCCTCAAGAGATATGCGAGATCTATAAAATTCATGGGTGTGCCACCGAGCCACAATCCTTGGTACTTACGTCTGATGATTACGCCACCTTTAACGAACGCAATGCCTACCTTGCCGCTAAACTGATCACTGTATTCGTTGAACATCCTGTAATTTTCTTGGGGTATTCACTGTCAGATCCTAATATAACAGGCTTGCTACGTGCTATTTCGCTTTGCATCGGTGAGGATCAGATTGAGCAATTACGTAGTAATCTAATTTTCGTCCAGCGCCCTAAAGGCAGCGAGAGCCCTGGTATATCGGATACATACCTCACGATAGATAAGGTTCAAATACCCCTGATCCTTGTTAAGACAGACGATTTTTCGGAAGTTTATAAAGCACTTTCAGCAACTCGGCGAAAGATCCCCGCACGAGTTCTCCGCTACTGTAAAGAGCAACTCTACGAGCTGGTGCGATCTCTTGAGCCAGAAAAAAAGCTATGCGTTGTAGGCATAGATGAAATTGAGAACAAAGAGGACGTAGAGTTTATCGTTGGTGTTGGTCTAGTGGCAGGCGAATCCAGCGAAATTGCCAAAGTTGGCTATGATGCATTTGAAGTTCGGGATTTGATCCATGATGCACTTTTCGAAGATCGTAACTACGACCCCGCGCAGATTCTCAGTTCAACAATTCCGCGGGCCGGGCGAAATACCCCCTATGTCCCTGTCTACAAATATCTGAGAGAAATAGGAATCACCAATGAAGAAAGCTACAAAGCCAACGGGCTTAAGTTGGATAAATGGGCGAAGTATAACCGTGACAATTTGCGCCTAAAAACCTTCAAGTCCGCCTTCACTAAGCGTCAAGGTCAGACAATGGAAGAAATAATCAAAACTTGCCCACCTGAAAGTGCTGCAACATTGATCCCATTTCTCCCTGAAGATCAAATCCAACTTGATCAACTCAGAGAATTTCTGGTCGCCAACGAAGACAAATTTGAAAATCACCCCTATGCCTCTTATTTTAAAAAGTTAGTTTCTTTATATGATCGCCTCAAGTGGGGGTGGTGA
- the fmt gene encoding methionyl-tRNA formyltransferase: MTEPLRIVFAGTPEFAAEHLKALLASPHEIVAVYTQPDRPAGRGQKLMPSPVKQLAVENGLPVLQPPTLRDAQAQAELAALKPDLMVVVAYGLILPQVVLDIPRLGCINSHASLLPRWRGAAPIQRAVEAGDAESGVTVMRMEAGLDTGPMLLKTSTPISAEDTGGSLHDRLALIGPPAVVQAIAGLAAGTLEGDVQNDSLATYAHKLNKDEARIDWSRPAVELERLVRAFNPWPICHSTLNGEALKVLAASCAEGKGAPGEILSASKDGLVVACGEQALCLTRLQLPGGKALNFSDLFNSRREKFAVGTVLGQAADAS, translated from the coding sequence ATGACTGAGCCACTGCGCATCGTCTTTGCCGGCACTCCCGAGTTTGCCGCCGAACACCTCAAGGCCCTGCTGGCCAGCCCCCACGAAATCGTCGCGGTCTATACCCAGCCGGACCGTCCTGCCGGTCGCGGACAAAAACTGATGCCCAGCCCGGTCAAGCAATTGGCTGTGGAAAACGGCCTGCCAGTCCTGCAACCGCCGACCCTGCGCGACGCGCAAGCCCAAGCTGAACTGGCGGCGCTGAAGCCGGACTTGATGGTGGTGGTCGCCTACGGCCTGATCCTGCCGCAAGTGGTGCTCGATATTCCGCGCCTGGGTTGCATCAACAGCCACGCCTCGTTGTTGCCGCGCTGGCGCGGTGCCGCGCCGATCCAGCGCGCCGTGGAAGCGGGCGATGCCGAGAGCGGCGTGACCGTGATGCGCATGGAAGCCGGCCTCGACACCGGGCCGATGCTGCTCAAGACCAGCACCCCCATCAGCGCCGAAGACACCGGCGGCAGCCTGCACGATCGCCTCGCGCTGATCGGCCCGCCAGCCGTAGTCCAAGCCATCGCCGGCCTGGCCGCCGGCACGCTGGAAGGCGACGTGCAGAACGACAGCCTCGCCACCTACGCGCACAAACTGAACAAGGACGAAGCCCGCATCGACTGGAGCCGCCCGGCCGTTGAGCTGGAACGCCTGGTGCGCGCCTTCAACCCTTGGCCGATCTGCCACAGCACCTTGAACGGCGAAGCCCTGAAAGTGCTGGCGGCCAGTTGCGCCGAAGGGAAGGGCGCACCAGGAGAAATCCTCAGCGCCAGCAAGGACGGCCTCGTCGTTGCCTGCGGCGAGCAGGCCCTGTGCCTGACGCGCCTGCAACTGCCCGGCGGCAAGGCGCTGAACTTCAGCGACCTGTTCAACAGCCGTCGTGAGAAATTTGCCGTCGGCACCGTCCTCGGCCAAGCGGCGGACGCCTCATGA
- the rsmB gene encoding 16S rRNA (cytosine(967)-C(5))-methyltransferase RsmB has translation MNPRLAAAKALAAVLSGKASLNSSLPTQLDKVEDRDRGFTQDLAFGTARWQPRLSALAAKLLQKPFKAADADVEALLLVGLYQLLYTRVPAHAAIGETVGCADKLKKPWAKALINAVLRRAQRESETLLAELEHDPVVRTAHPRWLQKSLKAFWPEQWEAICAANNAHPPMILRVNRRHHTRDAYLALLGEAGIPAIPCQYSRDGIILETPGDVRALPGFAEGWISVQDEAAQLAADLLELAPGQRVLDACCAPGGKTCHILEAEPKLAGVVAVDLEAKRLVRVKENLERLGLEAQLIAADGRDTATWWDGQPFQRILLDAPCSATGVIRRHPDIKLTRQPDDIAALAVLQGELLDAMWSTLEVGGMLLYATCSTLPTENTEVIEAFLTRTPGARELDIATQAGLKQPHGRQLLAQEGGHDGFYYAKLIKIAAARG, from the coding sequence ATGAACCCGCGTCTGGCCGCCGCCAAGGCACTTGCCGCCGTCCTCAGCGGCAAAGCTTCGCTCAACAGTTCCCTGCCGACCCAACTGGACAAGGTCGAAGACCGCGATCGCGGCTTCACCCAGGACCTGGCGTTCGGCACCGCCCGTTGGCAACCGCGCCTCTCGGCCCTCGCGGCCAAGCTGTTGCAAAAGCCGTTCAAGGCTGCCGATGCCGACGTCGAAGCGCTGCTGCTGGTGGGCCTCTATCAACTGCTCTACACCCGCGTCCCGGCCCACGCCGCCATCGGCGAAACGGTGGGCTGCGCCGACAAGCTGAAAAAACCTTGGGCCAAGGCCCTGATCAACGCCGTGCTGCGCCGCGCCCAGCGGGAAAGCGAAACCCTGCTGGCCGAACTGGAACACGACCCGGTGGTACGCACCGCCCACCCGCGCTGGTTGCAGAAATCCCTCAAGGCTTTCTGGCCCGAGCAGTGGGAAGCCATCTGCGCCGCCAACAACGCCCATCCGCCGATGATCCTGCGGGTCAACCGCCGCCATCACACACGCGATGCCTACCTGGCGTTGCTGGGCGAGGCGGGCATCCCGGCCATCCCATGCCAGTACAGCCGCGACGGCATCATCCTGGAAACCCCCGGCGATGTACGCGCGCTGCCGGGCTTCGCCGAGGGCTGGATCAGCGTCCAGGACGAAGCCGCCCAACTGGCCGCCGACCTGCTGGAACTGGCACCCGGCCAACGGGTGCTCGACGCGTGCTGCGCGCCAGGGGGCAAGACCTGTCACATCCTCGAAGCCGAGCCGAAACTGGCCGGCGTCGTGGCGGTGGACCTGGAAGCCAAGCGCCTGGTGCGAGTGAAGGAAAACCTCGAACGCCTGGGCCTTGAAGCCCAACTGATCGCCGCCGATGGCCGTGACACCGCGACCTGGTGGGACGGCCAGCCGTTCCAGCGCATCCTCCTCGACGCGCCATGCTCGGCCACCGGCGTGATCCGCCGCCATCCGGACATCAAGCTCACCCGCCAGCCGGACGACATCGCCGCACTGGCCGTGTTGCAAGGCGAACTGCTCGACGCCATGTGGTCGACCCTTGAGGTGGGCGGCATGCTGCTCTACGCCACCTGCTCGACCTTGCCGACCGAAAACACCGAAGTGATCGAAGCCTTCCTCACCCGCACGCCGGGCGCCCGGGAGCTGGACATCGCCACCCAGGCCGGCCTCAAGCAGCCACACGGCCGCCAGTTGCTGGCCCAGGAAGGCGGGCACGACGGGTTCTATTACGCCAAGCTGATCAAAATCGCCGCCGCACGCGGTTAA
- the trkA gene encoding Trk system potassium transporter TrkA: protein MKIIILGAGQVGGSLAEHLASEANDITVVDTDGERLRDLGDRLDIRTVQGRGSLPTVLRQAGADDADMLVAVTNSDETNMVACQVAHTLFHTPTKIARVREAAYLTRADLFDNEAIPVDVLISPEQVVTNYIKRLIEHPGALQVIDFAESKAQLVAVKAYYGGPLVGQQLRQLREHMPNVETRVAAIFRRDRPILPQGDTVIEADDEVFFIAAKANIRAVMSEMRRLDENYKRIVIAGGGQIGERLAEAIESRYQVKIIEMNPARCRYLSDTLDSTVVLQGSASDRDLLLEENIADADIFLALTNDDEANIMSSLLAKRLGAKKVMTIINNPAYVDLIQGGDIDIAISPQLATIGTLLAHVRRGDIVSVHSLRRGAAEAIEAIAHGDAKSSKVIGKAIRDIGLPPGTTIGAIIRDEEVLIAHDDTVIQTGDHVILFLVDKKHIRDVEKLFHVGLSFF from the coding sequence ATGAAAATCATCATCCTGGGTGCAGGGCAGGTTGGCGGTTCGCTGGCGGAACACCTGGCCAGCGAGGCCAACGACATCACCGTGGTCGACACCGACGGCGAACGCCTGCGCGACCTCGGCGACCGTCTCGACATCCGCACCGTGCAAGGTCGCGGCTCGTTGCCCACCGTGCTGCGCCAGGCCGGCGCCGACGACGCCGACATGCTCGTGGCCGTGACCAACAGCGACGAAACCAACATGGTCGCCTGCCAGGTCGCCCACACGTTGTTCCACACCCCGACCAAGATCGCCCGGGTGCGCGAAGCCGCCTACCTGACCCGCGCCGACCTCTTCGACAACGAAGCGATCCCGGTGGACGTACTGATCAGCCCCGAGCAGGTGGTGACCAACTACATCAAGCGCCTGATCGAGCACCCCGGTGCCCTGCAGGTGATCGACTTTGCCGAGAGCAAGGCGCAACTGGTGGCGGTCAAGGCCTACTACGGCGGCCCATTGGTGGGCCAGCAACTGCGCCAATTGCGCGAGCACATGCCCAATGTCGAGACCCGCGTCGCGGCGATTTTCCGCCGCGACCGGCCGATCCTGCCCCAGGGCGACACGGTGATCGAAGCCGACGACGAAGTCTTCTTCATCGCCGCCAAGGCGAACATTCGCGCAGTCATGAGCGAAATGCGCCGCCTCGACGAGAACTACAAACGCATCGTCATCGCCGGCGGCGGCCAGATCGGCGAACGCCTGGCCGAAGCCATCGAAAGCCGCTACCAGGTCAAGATCATCGAGATGAACCCGGCACGCTGCCGCTACCTCTCCGACACCCTCGACAGCACCGTGGTGCTGCAAGGCAGCGCCTCCGACCGCGACCTGCTGCTGGAAGAAAACATCGCCGACGCCGACATCTTCCTGGCCCTGACCAACGACGACGAAGCCAACATCATGTCCTCGCTACTGGCCAAGCGCCTGGGCGCGAAAAAGGTCATGACCATCATCAACAACCCGGCCTACGTCGACCTCATCCAGGGCGGCGACATCGACATCGCCATCAGCCCGCAACTGGCAACCATCGGCACCTTGCTCGCCCACGTACGCCGCGGCGACATCGTCAGCGTCCACTCCCTGCGCCGCGGCGCGGCCGAAGCCATCGAAGCCATCGCCCACGGCGACGCCAAGTCCAGCAAAGTCATCGGCAAAGCCATCCGCGACATCGGCCTACCGCCCGGCACCACCATCGGCGCGATCATCCGCGACGAAGAAGTCCTCATCGCCCACGACGACACCGTGATCCAGACCGGCGACCATGTGATCTTGTTCCTGGTGGATAAGAAACACATTCGTGATGTCGAGAAGCTGTTCCATGTGGGGTTGAGTTTCTTCTGA